A portion of the Candidatus Methylomirabilis sp. genome contains these proteins:
- a CDS encoding nitronate monooxygenase produces MGAAVSNWRLANAVARTGQLGVVSGTGLDTVFVRRLQDGDRGGHMRRGMEQFPIRRAVDEAMRRYYRPEGRAPGEPYTMLPLYRQVVAPARQELTMLAAFVEVCLAREGHDAPVGINLLTKIQLLTLPTLYGAMLAGVGYVLMGAGIPREIAGALDLLAGHHPARLRFDVEGLPSSAVEYLDFDPGAHWESPPAPLARPKFFPIVASNSLATMLARKAIGQVDGFVIEGPTAGGHNAPPRGEPWFNERGEPIYGKRDEVDLAKIGELGLPFWVAGGAGHPERLVAARKAGAAGVQVGTLFAFCDESGLAEPIKRSVLAHAARGEVDVRTEPLASPTGFPIKVVEWVENPAAGATRERVCDLGYLRVAFMAEDGKVDYRCPSEPEAAYVKKGGKIEDTIGRQCLCNALLSVIGHPQTCADGAEEPPIVTSGDDLATIGGFLGGRTSYAAADVVAYLLSGRCEV; encoded by the coding sequence ATGGGCGCCGCTGTCTCCAACTGGCGACTGGCCAACGCCGTGGCGCGAACGGGTCAGTTGGGGGTCGTCTCCGGCACCGGTCTCGATACGGTGTTCGTGCGTCGCCTGCAGGATGGCGATCGCGGCGGCCACATGCGGCGCGGGATGGAGCAATTTCCGATCCGTCGCGCTGTAGACGAGGCCATGCGCCGCTACTATCGGCCCGAAGGCCGGGCGCCGGGCGAACCGTACACGATGCTCCCCCTGTACCGTCAGGTGGTCGCTCCCGCTCGGCAGGAGCTCACTATGCTGGCCGCGTTCGTCGAAGTGTGCCTCGCCAGGGAGGGACACGATGCACCGGTCGGCATCAACCTGCTCACCAAGATTCAGTTGCTCACGCTACCGACGCTCTACGGCGCCATGCTCGCCGGAGTCGGCTACGTCCTGATGGGCGCCGGCATCCCGCGAGAGATCGCAGGGGCGCTCGACCTGCTCGCCGGGCACCACCCGGCCCGGCTCCGATTCGACGTGGAGGGACTCCCCTCCAGCGCCGTCGAATACCTCGATTTTGATCCCGGCGCCCATTGGGAGTCGCCGCCGGCGCCACTCGCGCGGCCGAAGTTCTTCCCGATCGTCGCGAGTAACTCCCTGGCGACGATGCTCGCCCGCAAGGCGATCGGCCAGGTGGACGGTTTCGTGATCGAGGGTCCCACCGCCGGTGGCCACAACGCCCCGCCTCGCGGGGAGCCATGGTTCAACGAGCGCGGCGAACCGATCTACGGCAAACGCGACGAGGTGGACCTCGCGAAGATCGGGGAGCTGGGGCTGCCGTTCTGGGTGGCGGGTGGGGCCGGACACCCCGAGCGCCTGGTTGCGGCGCGTAAGGCGGGAGCCGCTGGAGTCCAGGTCGGGACACTCTTCGCCTTCTGCGACGAATCGGGACTCGCCGAGCCGATCAAGCGCTCGGTGCTCGCCCACGCGGCCCGGGGCGAGGTGGATGTTCGCACGGAGCCCCTCGCATCGCCCACCGGCTTTCCAATCAAGGTTGTGGAGTGGGTCGAAAATCCCGCCGCGGGCGCAACGCGCGAGCGGGTCTGCGATCTGGGGTACCTGCGCGTCGCCTTCATGGCAGAGGACGGGAAAGTGGACTACCGGTGCCCCAGTGAGCCTGAAGCCGCCTACGTGAAGAAGGGTGGCAAGATAGAGGACACGATCGGCCGCCAGTGCCTGTGCAATGCGCTGCTCTCCGTCATCGGTCACCCGCAGACCTGTGCCGACGGCGCCGAGGAGCCGCCGATCGTCACCAGCGGCGATGACCTTGCGACGATCGGTGGCTTCCTGGGCGGCCGGACGAGCTATGCCGCCGCAGACGTTGTCGCCTATCTGTTGTCGGGTCGTTGTGAGGTCTAG
- a CDS encoding alternative oxidase — protein sequence MGSKLKQLTAEQRRQAQQVTLRSPRMHYGILARLLFMTMDLVYGRKKTFSKFKVLELIARVPYQSWENVAYIAITHMYAQRDFARRVFDRVKEAREAQDNEMWHLLILEELTHARRIKENFLLYRILPQVIAFTYYHICWLIYVIKPSWSYLV from the coding sequence ATGGGCTCGAAACTGAAGCAATTAACTGCCGAACAACGCCGCCAGGCGCAGCAAGTCACGCTCCGCTCTCCAAGGATGCACTACGGCATCTTGGCCCGCCTCCTCTTCATGACGATGGACCTTGTGTATGGTCGCAAAAAGACATTCAGCAAATTCAAGGTGCTGGAGCTCATCGCCCGCGTCCCGTATCAGTCCTGGGAGAACGTAGCCTACATCGCCATTACCCACATGTATGCACAGCGTGATTTTGCCCGCCGGGTCTTCGACCGGGTCAAGGAGGCTCGCGAGGCTCAAGATAACGAGATGTGGCATTTGCTCATCCTGGAGGAACTCACCCACGCCCGTAGAATTAAGGAAAATTTTCTCCTCTATCGCATCCTGCCTCAGGTGATCGCCTTCACCTACTACCACATCTGCTGGCTTATCTACGTCATCAAGCCGTCGTGGAGTTATCTGGT
- a CDS encoding helix-turn-helix transcriptional regulator encodes MGTNGKEQMTKTNWDRYVQSQMQDAELKRLVEVERAALEIGHRLATLRRKRKLSQTQVAATLKMSPATISRLEHNARNVTIETLLKVARVLGAAIDIRVKMAQ; translated from the coding sequence GTGGGCACCAACGGGAAGGAACAGATGACTAAAACGAATTGGGATCGCTACGTTCAGTCCCAGATGCAGGACGCCGAACTCAAGAGATTGGTTGAGGTGGAGCGGGCCGCGCTTGAGATCGGACACCGGCTCGCTACGCTTCGACGTAAGCGCAAGTTAAGCCAAACACAGGTCGCAGCGACCCTGAAGATGAGCCCGGCGACGATCTCTCGGCTTGAACACAACGCCCGCAATGTCACCATCGAAACCCTGCTGAAGGTGGCCCGAGTCCTCGGGGCAGCCATCGATATCAGGGTGAAGATGGCGCAGTAG